One Mycolicibacterium goodii genomic region harbors:
- a CDS encoding M15 family metallopeptidase produces the protein MPEEESGISIPRTRPAPVSAAVVAFKCLVSAIAPVVTSAFALAFPLAFAPVAAAVPASAAGLVDVRTVVPDAVIDLRYATTDNFVGEQLYPTGSRCLVHESMARGLATAAAGLRPDRLVFWDCYRPHEVQVRMFEIVPDPAWVARPGTAARSHEAGRSVDVTIAGADMGTGFDDFSPHSGAYATDGVSPAARANRARLREAMRSGGLSPYAGEWWHFDGPGAGEPRPFLDVPLP, from the coding sequence ATGCCTGAAGAAGAGAGTGGCATTTCCATACCGCGGACCAGGCCAGCGCCGGTGTCGGCGGCGGTCGTCGCGTTCAAGTGCCTGGTTTCGGCAATCGCGCCGGTCGTGACGTCGGCCTTTGCCCTGGCCTTCCCGCTCGCCTTCGCGCCTGTTGCCGCGGCCGTTCCGGCGTCGGCCGCGGGTCTGGTCGACGTGCGCACCGTGGTGCCCGATGCGGTGATCGACCTTCGATACGCGACCACCGACAACTTCGTGGGCGAACAGCTCTACCCGACCGGGTCGCGGTGTCTGGTGCACGAGTCGATGGCGCGGGGACTCGCGACGGCCGCGGCAGGGCTGCGGCCGGACCGGCTGGTGTTCTGGGACTGTTACCGGCCGCACGAGGTGCAGGTCCGCATGTTCGAGATCGTGCCCGACCCGGCCTGGGTCGCCCGTCCTGGCACGGCCGCCCGCAGCCACGAGGCCGGACGATCGGTGGACGTCACGATCGCCGGTGCCGACATGGGCACCGGCTTCGACGACTTCAGCCCGCACAGCGGCGCCTACGCGACCGACGGCGTGAGCCCCGCGGCACGGGCCAACCGCGCACGATTGCGAGAGGCCATGCGAAGCGGCGGGCTGAGCCCGTACGCCGGGGAGTGGTGGCATTTCGACGGGCCAGGCGCAGGCGAGCCGCGGCCGTTCCTGGACGTTCCCCTGCCGTAG
- a CDS encoding cutinase family protein, with protein sequence MNVLKLLGAALVALGALPVASFSPVSAQPCPDVEVVFARGTFEPPGVGVTGQAFVDALRAQAAPRSVDVYPVNYPASGDFGDRIAFARTVVDGIADAASHVEATAKNCPDTRIVVGGYSQGAVVAGFVTAADIPAEVPAEYRQYIPDPMPPEVSDHVAAVVLIGKPSDQFMRDIGAPPVVIGPRYVDKTLNLCAPGDTICDGAPAGGPSFAHALYNVNGMMSQAATYVIERL encoded by the coding sequence ATGAACGTTCTCAAACTGTTAGGTGCCGCGCTGGTGGCGCTTGGCGCACTGCCGGTCGCTTCCTTCTCGCCCGTGTCGGCGCAGCCATGCCCTGATGTCGAGGTGGTGTTCGCGAGAGGCACGTTCGAGCCACCCGGGGTGGGCGTCACCGGGCAGGCCTTCGTCGATGCGCTGCGCGCGCAGGCCGCTCCCAGATCGGTGGACGTCTATCCCGTGAACTATCCGGCCAGCGGCGACTTCGGTGACCGTATCGCGTTCGCGCGGACAGTGGTCGACGGTATCGCCGACGCCGCGTCGCACGTCGAGGCCACCGCGAAGAACTGTCCCGACACCCGCATCGTCGTCGGCGGGTATTCCCAGGGCGCGGTGGTCGCGGGCTTCGTCACCGCTGCCGACATCCCCGCCGAGGTCCCCGCCGAGTACCGGCAGTACATCCCGGACCCGATGCCGCCCGAGGTGTCCGACCATGTCGCCGCGGTGGTCCTGATCGGCAAGCCGTCGGATCAGTTCATGCGCGACATCGGCGCGCCGCCCGTCGTGATCGGGCCCCGCTATGTCGACAAGACGCTGAACCTGTGCGCACCCGGTGACACCATCTGCGACGGCGCCCCGGCGGGTGGGCCCAGCTTCGCGCACGCGTTGTACAACGTGAACGGCATGATGAGCCAGGCTGCGACCTACGTGATCGAACGGTTGTGA